The segment TATTGGGGGTAAAGTAACTCATGCTGTCTCCGCTTATCACCCACATTTCCAGAGCCTGGCTATAGACAAATTTATACTCGTATCCAGTAGTGATATCTAATGTATTGAGGGGCACGTCGACCGGTGTTACGTCCAATACAGCGGTAAACTTTGCTGAGGAGCGGATGATGACCCGATTATTATTATCAGGTTGCAATGGCAATGTTATGTTTTTAGTCCAATTACCATCGGAGAGTTTAAATATTACCTCATCATAGCCAGAGGGTAATTTGCCATTCTTTAGTTCATTAGGGGTGATGGTAATAGATTTTTTTTGCATGATCACTTTCTTATTTTTGGTTATTATATAGCTTCAGGCGGGCGCGGCCGATGATTACCTCGCAGACCTGGTCGGGCTTTGGCGGTATTGCCGGAGCGGGAGAAGCGGCCGGCAACAACGGCAGCTGGCGTTTGAGCACAACGGGAACAAGGGTGTCATCGATGGCGATGGGCTCGCCGACAGCGTGATCTGCCGGGATGTCAATCAGGTGGCGATAGCGCTGGCGCCAGGTAAACAGCAGATTGTCATTAATGCCGTGTTGCCGGGCAAGACGGGCCACACTGGCACCAGGGATTGCTGTACCAGGTCAATTTTGAACGACATGGAGTAGGATGCGCGTTTGCGCCGGGTTGTGAGATCTGTCACCAGTGATAGTGTCCATCTAAATTTAAGTGGACACTATCATCGCCGGATTGACAGTGATCTGACAGACGTCCTCCATGGGGCGCTTACGTTAAAACAACTGGCAACGGTTAACGAGTATAACGGAAATACGTATCTTTCAATAAAAAATGGTATAAAAGGTAAAGTTGAAGAAAAATTTAATGGCTATTCATTGGAGATAGAAGGGTTAACCCGGCTTTGTTGAATAAATCAGAACTTGTGACTACAGCTCCCCTAGCAGATCGATTGTGATGCGATCCGGATGCTGTTCGGCATTCCTATACAGCGTCATTTTGTTAAGCGCTTTGACCATCGCCATTGCCTCACCTACCTGCGCATCATAGTCACGTAGACTTAGATGAGCGCCCAGAAGCGTTTTGAACCGGAATATCGCTGTTTCAGCCACTGAGCGTCGATGATAGCCCACTTTCTTTTTCCAGACATCGTTACTGCCGCTTAGACGCTGATTCGCAACCGCGTGGTTACGCTCATGGTATCGGTCTGGCCAATATTGCGCACCACGTCGTGGAGGAATAAGAGGCTTTATCTTCTTCCTCAGCAGCGCATCATGACAGTATCGGGTATCGTAAGCGCCATCAGCCGACGCTTCCCTGATTTTCCGGTGGGTCTGGTTTATCAGAGCGGGTAGGGCCTGAGCATCCGTCGTACCGCTGAGCGATAAGTCAGCACAGATAATCTCATGCGTTACACTGTCTGCGGCCATATGCAGCTTACGCCACACCCTCCGTCTGTCGGCACCATGCTGCCGGACTTTCCATTCGCCTTCGCCAAAGACCTTCAGGCCGGTTCCGTCAATGACTAGAGGTGAGATTTCACCACGGGTCGGCGTTTTTATGCTGATTTTAACTGTCTTTGCTCGCTTGCTGAGCAGCGAGTAGTCTGGGCATCTTAGCGGCAGCCCCATCAGTTTAAAAATGGAGTCAACGAAGCCCTGTAAAGCCCTTAGTAAAAGGCCAAACACGCTTGAGAGCTTTGTTGTACGTGGACCAGTTGGTAATTTTAAATTTTTGCTTTGCCATGGAGTGCAGATGTTGAAATGACGGTAGTGATCTGAGCAGATGCTCACCTAAAAGTTCTATTTATTCAACAAAGCCGGTTAACCCTTGAAAAAATGATAAAGGCAGTGGGGTTCTTAACGACTTTATAAAAAAGTAGTGTTTTGCACATATCCACATGAGCGTAAGCCAGCAAGCTATGCCGCCATCAAGCGGCATGGCGCAGCGGGAGCGGTGGCGCTACGTAAGGAGCGCCATAGCGATTGTGGGTATGTGTGAAACGTGCGTATCAATCCTGATGTATTCTTTTTTCCATATCTTTAATAAATTTCTTTTTTTCTTCATCATATTGAGCTTGTGTGTTTTTGGGTAATCTATTAATAACCTCCATATGGTAAGCAAATCTTCTATTTTCAAAATTTATATCTTGTTGTAGCTCCATGTTTTTTTGTTGCAATGAAATGTTTTTTAAGTAAGAGAATAATGAAAACATTCCAAAAAATGTAGAGACGAAAATTAAAATAATAATTGTTGCCCATCCTGAGCGAGGCATAGGGCTTATGCTATTATGCAATTGGTTGTTTAGCTTGTTAATTGTTTCTTTCGATTCAAACAGTGGTTCTCCAATGCTTTTTTCGACAGCATTATTGATTGTTTGAGAAATTTTTGTTTTTAGTAATTCGATTTCACCTAATGACACTTCTTGCGATGAAATCTTATGGTTTTCTAATTCTTTTTTTGATAAAAATTCTTGTGTTTCAGTTTTTATTTTTTCAGCCGTTGATTCAACGTCATTAACA is part of the Sodalis glossinidius str. 'morsitans' genome and harbors:
- a CDS encoding transposase, which produces MARLARQHGINDNLLFTWRQRYRHLIDIPADHAVGEPIAIDDTLVPVVLKRQLPLLPAASPAPAIPPKPDQVCEVIIGRARLKLYNNQK